GGACAAGCACCGCTTCAATGTCAAGCTGATGGGCGTCTGGTCCAAATAAACCGTAACGCTGTCACTTTGGTGATACCTGTCCACTATTTCAGGCCCCTGTTGTAAAACGGTTGTGGGATCATCAGCATGGAGCAGCTCCTGGGTCTCCTGTATCTTCTTGGACAGCTCGTGCTTCTTCATCTCCAGCTCCTGGATGAATCTGGAGACCTGTCCCAGGGCATGTTCCTTCTTTCTAGAGATCTCGCCCAGCACAGCCTTCTGGAATTTCTTGATATCTTCTTCTATCATAGTAAAGAATTGGTTTATTACCTTCTCCAGACTATCTGAGGTTTCTTGAATTTTACTTTTCTGTTCATTGAGATTGTCAATCCTCTGCTCGGTGGCTTCTCGCTCTCTGGTAAGGTCTGAAAGTGAATGTTGTAGTTTTTTCTGAGAATTCGCCTGCAGACCTTGTATTATGTTTCGCAGCTTTAGGTTTCTTAGTATCACAGGGTATTGGTCATACTGTATCTTGCACTCGGGGCAGGTGTAACGTCCAGATCTATTGGTGGCGGCCAGAGCACGGTGAATGCACTGAAGACAGAAGTTATGGCCACAGGTCAGCATCATGGGGTCATTGTAGATGTCCAGACAGATGCAGCAGATCAGCTCACCGCCCAGTGACTCCATAGTGCAAAGACACTATCGGGAACCTGAAAGCAGAAACCAAAAAAGACCCGGTGAGAGGAATCCTGGCTTCCTGTACCTTGTTGTTTCTGTTTCTATGTGATGCACAAAGTCCTcagagaaggagaggaggagaggactgCAGAGTCTACTGAGGATACGACCTGGTGTTTCTTGGTTCATTCCTTGGATTCACACGGAGAGTGACAGTGGTAGATCAGAAGCTCTGCTGTATACAAGGAGCAGCCGGTTATATATATGACCCAGCCCAGGACATGTCTCCTGTGTATCCGCTCCCTCTGGAGGTGTCAATAATACAAGTGCTGCAAATGGCGTCCGGCACTTTcacttacttaaagaggaccaggTCTGAAAAACCCAATAACACACGTAATATGATGTCAGTGGAATAGTTCCGGATTCCGGGTGCTGTCctggttggtgggaggtatggcCCAACTTAAATTCATCTGTGCTtgaagatgcagatgagttgaatacaaaggTGAAGCAGCGAGCCATCTCATTCCCTCCTTCACCATTTGGGCCGTCTCTGCTCCTGGGGTCCTGGGATAAGTCGGTGTAATGTGAGGATGTCATTTATATTGTACCAGCTACTCCCTGAATCCTCtaggagcagagatgggagacgcCAGCAGGGGAATGGGGCAAAGTGAAATTTGGGTATggaatccgttcagccattctaaAGAAATAAGCCCTTATAGGCTAATGCCTGGCGCAGGTCGCAGCAAAaacgcactgcgggaaaaaccgtggaggCAACGAatggcggtttttcccgcagcgcttttcacaggacTCAGCATGGCCAGGGATAAGACGTTCAGTAGCATGAAAAAGCTGAGTGACAATCTGTGGATGCTGTAAAGACACAGGGATAGTGGTAATGATGTCTGTACAGATTATCAGGAAATAATGGGGTGTTTTGTACAAAAACAATTATTAAGATGCCTTGGTTTGTATTAATTTGTTGAGGTCAGACCCCCCACCATACTATCCATAACCACCTATCCATGGCATAAGTGACCAGTATACTCTTATATAGACCCGGGTTCTGCGTGCACTCCCATCATTCACCATGCTCAGATCTGCCGCCTGCTTCAGATGATGGAAtagtcatatatatatagcagctccggCAGCAGGGACACGCCGTAAACATGTAATTACCGTATCAAGGTTGTTTTGGAGAATATGTCTGAGCTGTGACTGTCTACATCTATTATTTCTATTGCATCCAGTAAGAAAATCCCACAAGACATCAGTGCAAAATGTACAGGGACCCCAAAATCTTTAATCTGGGGCCCATACAATGCATTATATTGGTCACTCCCTTTATTCTTCCCTGGTGGTTGCTATCGGGCCCTCAGGGGTCCAGCTCTGGTTGCTCCCACTATAATGGGTAATGACCGGGCACCTGAAGTTCCATCAGCAGAGAGAGGACTCACAACACCTCGGCCTTCCTCTGTATTGTAGATGTTGGGGTACAGGGGGACAACACATCCCGGCCTTGTTAGCATTAGTTGCA
This region of Leptodactylus fuscus isolate aLepFus1 chromosome 8, aLepFus1.hap2, whole genome shotgun sequence genomic DNA includes:
- the LOC142216564 gene encoding E3 ubiquitin-protein ligase TRIM62-like, translating into MESLGGELICCICLDIYNDPMMLTCGHNFCLQCIHRALAATNRSGRYTCPECKIQYDQYPVILRNLKLRNIIQGLQANSQKKLQHSLSDLTREREATEQRIDNLNEQKSKIQETSDSLEKVINQFFTMIEEDIKKFQKAVLGEISRKKEHALGQVSRFIQELEMKKHELSKKIQETQELLHADDPTTVLQQGPEIVDRYHQSDSVTVYLDQTPISLTLKRCLSSLIHMLSEFIHSSPGLKPSDVFLDIKTACNYIRVSPDCRSASYINVDQGYPEGPERFNVCQVLSTCSFSAQHYWVVDVRKAKEWIVGVVYQTMDRKTLADEAYIGFNDKSWGLEYRQHHHCLSALHNKVREEVAANSPIHLLGVYVNYQSGLISFYQLGDHMRHLYSFSAPFTEILMPPSVCSQTAA